In the genome of Rhodamnia argentea isolate NSW1041297 chromosome 3, ASM2092103v1, whole genome shotgun sequence, one region contains:
- the LOC115753534 gene encoding soluble inorganic pyrophosphatase 1 isoform X1 yields MFLLSYNTFYLCSLSHQIEMSEGDGSHPDRPVPRLNERILSSLSRRSVAAHPWHDLEIGPEAPQIFNCVVEITKGSKVKYELDKKTGLIKVDRILYSSVVYPHNYGFIPRTLCEDNDPLDVLVLMQEPVVPGCFLRARAIGLMPMIDQGEKDDKIIAVCADDPEYKHYTDIKQLAPHRLSEIRRFFEDYKKNENKEVAVNDFLPSSTATEAIQYSMDLYAEYILHTLRR; encoded by the exons ATGTTCCTCCTCTCTTACAATACTTTCTACCTCTGCAG TCTCTCTCACCAAATCGAAATGAGTGAAGGTGATGGAAGCCATCCAGATCGACCGGTTCCACGCCTGAATGAACGCATTCTTTCCTCCTTGTCGAGGAGATCAGTTGCTGCTCATCCTTGGCATGACCTTGAAATTG GACCTGAAGctccccaaattttcaattgt GTTGTTGAGATAACAAAGGGAAGCAAGGTCAAGTATGAACTTGACAAGAAGACTGGTCTCATTAAG GTTGACAGGATATTATACTCATCTGTAGTCTATCCTCATAACTATGGTTTCATTCCCAGAACGTTATGTGAAGACAATGATCCACTCGACGTGTTAGTTCTCATGCAG GAACCAGTCGTTCCCGGTTGCTTTCTACGCGCAAGAGCCATTGGACTGATGCCCATGATTGACCAG GgagaaaaagatgacaaaataatcgCAGTCTGTGCGGATGATCCCGAATATAAGCACTATACCGACATCAAACAGCTTGCGCCTCACCGCCTTTCAGAAATACGCCGCTTCTTTGAAGATT ACAAGAAGAACGAGAACAAAGAGGTTGCTGTGAATGATTTTCTACCCTCGTCCACCGCAACTGAAGCCATTCAATATTCCAT GGATCTTTATGCAGAATACATtcttcacaccttgaggcgatAG
- the LOC115753535 gene encoding uncharacterized protein LOC115753535 — protein MGNCLSCKGFRQVEQIVEVATTASGIMQFKVPITPQCITNEFPGHAIFRSSDSFSGPLLHNEELHPGELYYLLPLQSLRGSISATSRPSYRISLDHQGMMLGKADPEVLPRCNSAGVWKVKLLISPEQLTEILSQEARTEALIESLRTVAKSGHVVGNGASSVADSEYCSLSQS, from the coding sequence ATGGGCAATTGCCTTTCTTGTAAAGGGTTTCGGCAGGTCGAACAAATCGTAGAAGTAGCAACGACTGCCAGTGGCATCATGCAGTTCAAGGTACCCATCACACCCCAATGCATCACCAATGAATTCCCAGGTCATGCAATCTTCCGGAGCAGCGACTCTTTCTCAGGCCCTCTTCTTCACAACGAAGAGCTCCATCCTGGAGAATTGTACTACTTGCTCCCACTTCAGTCACTTAGGGGATCCATATCGGCTACGTCTAGACCCAGCTACCGCATTTCCCTCGATCACCAGGGAATGATGCTTGGAAAGGCAGACCCTGAGGTGCTTCCTAGATGCAACAGCGCTGGAGTGTGGAAGGTGAAGTTACTCATAAGCCCTGAGCAGTTAACCGAGATACTGTCTCAGGAGGCTCGCACAGAGGCACTGATCGAGAGTCTCCGAACTGTGGCCAAGTCTGGTCATGTTGTTGGTAATGGAGCATCTTCCGTGGCCGATTCAGAGTACTGCAGCCTATCCCAGAGTTAA
- the LOC115753534 gene encoding soluble inorganic pyrophosphatase 3 isoform X2, producing MSEGDGSHPDRPVPRLNERILSSLSRRSVAAHPWHDLEIGPEAPQIFNCVVEITKGSKVKYELDKKTGLIKVDRILYSSVVYPHNYGFIPRTLCEDNDPLDVLVLMQEPVVPGCFLRARAIGLMPMIDQGEKDDKIIAVCADDPEYKHYTDIKQLAPHRLSEIRRFFEDYKKNENKEVAVNDFLPSSTATEAIQYSMDLYAEYILHTLRR from the exons ATGAGTGAAGGTGATGGAAGCCATCCAGATCGACCGGTTCCACGCCTGAATGAACGCATTCTTTCCTCCTTGTCGAGGAGATCAGTTGCTGCTCATCCTTGGCATGACCTTGAAATTG GACCTGAAGctccccaaattttcaattgt GTTGTTGAGATAACAAAGGGAAGCAAGGTCAAGTATGAACTTGACAAGAAGACTGGTCTCATTAAG GTTGACAGGATATTATACTCATCTGTAGTCTATCCTCATAACTATGGTTTCATTCCCAGAACGTTATGTGAAGACAATGATCCACTCGACGTGTTAGTTCTCATGCAG GAACCAGTCGTTCCCGGTTGCTTTCTACGCGCAAGAGCCATTGGACTGATGCCCATGATTGACCAG GgagaaaaagatgacaaaataatcgCAGTCTGTGCGGATGATCCCGAATATAAGCACTATACCGACATCAAACAGCTTGCGCCTCACCGCCTTTCAGAAATACGCCGCTTCTTTGAAGATT ACAAGAAGAACGAGAACAAAGAGGTTGCTGTGAATGATTTTCTACCCTCGTCCACCGCAACTGAAGCCATTCAATATTCCAT GGATCTTTATGCAGAATACATtcttcacaccttgaggcgatAG
- the LOC115753536 gene encoding protein CURVATURE THYLAKOID 1B, chloroplastic, whose product MASTSTSSSSSALSTLVVDGKAPRQPQPQKSLTALLTSLPPPPALHSPPLSSASAYCRKIARNVAAMATGEVPAEVAAAELPEILKSAKEAWDKVEDKYAVSSLAVAGAVAVWASSGMISAIDRLPLIPGILELVGIGYTGWFAYKNLVFKPDREALFWKIKDIYSEVTGSS is encoded by the exons atggcgtCGACCAGCacatcctcgtcctcctccgcACTGTCTACGCTTGTGGTGGACGGCAAGGCCCCTCGTCAACCTCAGCCCCAGAAGAGCTTGACCGCCCTCCTCACCTCCCTTCCCCCTCCCCCTGCTCTCCACTCTCCCCCTCTTTCTTCTGCTTCCGCTTATT GTCGTAAGATTGCGCGCAATGTGGCGGCTATGGCTACTGGTGAGGTTCCTGCCGAAGTCGCCGCCGCCGAGCTCCCTGAGATTCTCAAATCCGCCAAAGAAGCT TGGGACAAAGTGGAAGATAAGTACGCCGTCAGTTCGCTGGCGGTCGCTGGTGCGGTTGCCGTCTGGGCCTCTTCCGGAATGATCTCG GCGATCGATAGGCTTCCCCTCATTCCTGGCATTCTTGAGCTGGTGGGCATTGGATATACTGGG TGGTTTGCATACAAGAACCTTGTTTTCAAACCAGATAG GGAAGCtctattttggaaaatcaaGGATATATACAGTGAGGTTACTGGAAGCAGCTGA